From Oenanthe melanoleuca isolate GR-GAL-2019-014 chromosome 4, OMel1.0, whole genome shotgun sequence:
AATCTGAGCTTTATCAAGATAGCATCTTCTCATGATTACATCTGTTGCCTGAGGACAATAAAATGACTTCTGTaattttcttgatttattttagCTAGTAAAGACATTCATCCTATTCACCAAGGAAACGTCATTATCTTTTCACTCTGATGTAAAACATTCATTCAAATGTTATCTGCTGCCAGCTTCTTTACTGGGTGGAAAATGGGAGTCCAAAGCCAGGCTTCCAAATTTTTCAGACAGTTTGAGgcaaaaaggaattaaataaaaccCACTTAAGTTAAATTTACAATGAGAAATATGGATGCCATGATGCTCACTGCAACATTGGGTAGATAGAGAGCTTGCCAGCTTAAGGACTGTGCAACCTTCTCTTAGGTTACTTCATGAACTGACTTAGGGTCCTGAGAAGAGAGCTTAGAGAAATCAGTCACCCCTAGAGGGTTCTCAGTATGTGGGCACTGAACTCCAAGCAGCAGAGACCCCACTCTCAGGGGTCAAGTGGCCTCCCCTGTCTCAGTTCTGAATCAAGGTAGAACAAGGCAACTTGTGAAAGAAAGACTAGCTATATATTGACATTCTAAGAATTCTTAATGCAACCTTTTTGCTGTAGAAGCTGAAGTGAATGCATTGTCATTAACAGCACATACAAAATCAGGCACAGCATGAACAGTGTATTTGCATTACAGCCAATTTTGTCAggtttttcttcagaaaagttACAAATGAAGTCAAGAAAgcattgttttatattttatactgACCtgtaatgaatattttaatgtacTCCCTGGACTTGCTAGAGCTGCAAGAATAGCTGTTGTGGTTGTGCCAATGTTGGCTCCTAGAGTGAGGGGGTAAGAGCGCTCAATGCTTATAACACCAATGCCTACGAGAAAAGAAACATGCCTGAGTTGGTTTCAGAATGATGGAGAAGATAAAACATGGGGATAAAGAGCATGATATGTACAACTTACCAACAAGGGGTGTAATAGCAGATGTGAAAACAGAACTGCTTTGGACAATGAAGGTCATACCAGCCCCTGCAAGCATAGCCAGGTATCCAGCAAGCCAAgtaaaaggaaatggaaaatctgaaaaagagggagaaaacatTGCTGTTAGCATAACAGAGTGATCTATGTGACAGTAACACAGCAGTGAAGACTGTTAAGCACTTAAAATGTAGATACATGTGGACACCACTGAAGGCCCAGGCAGGGTTTGTCAGGctttttctcaggttctgagactttttctcaggccatgaaactttctcagctccagccaggatttttcccaggctagaGACTTTTCTTTACtgtaaacacaagagaaagaatcataacaagagataaacacctgctggatgAGTGGGAAAGCCAGGGACAAGAGGTGTCTCTTTCTCTCATAGATGTCTCTCTCACCAATgaactgtctgtattttgtttttcacaaactATCTTATTTAAGCCATGGCTTTCTTCAATAAACTGCTCTTTCTTGCACCAAGTAAGGGAGTGCCTTGTTGCAGTGTTCTCTTGCTGCTCCATAACCCTTCATACAGCAACAGATACACTCTTTGCATATTGGGGCTCAAATGATGATTTGGGGTCAGTTCTACCACTTTGATTTatcctgtttgctgtgctgcttttacAGCCTTTCACCACTGGATACACTTTGAGATGGGTACCAGACTAGGTAGGTATTTGTCCTGACCCAGGGTAACATGTGTGTTATGATACAATTAGGTACTAGAAATGTCAACACAAAACCTTCTGGGTGTTTTGAGAGCCTTGGTTTCAGCAACCAGGAACTCACTGCATGGATCAGATCTTCAGAAAGCTCTGAAGACCATCCTGGGAGAACCAAGTTTTTACTCTAACTAGTTCCAAGCAGATTATCTCCTAAAAATTCGCTTGTTAGCTCTTGCAGAGAACAGCTAATTACACTGATTAGGGAAACTAGGCACAAATATCCCCTAAGTCTGCAGATTAATGGAGAGAGCTGAGAAGTGAGGACTTAATTATTTGGGAAGACAAAGAGGAACACAGAGCAGATCCCAAATTAAATAAGCAGTAGTGGTGAGCTGTTTGCTTTGTACCCCTTGTTTTTAATTCAGGCATTGTTCTTTGCCCAGAAGAAGACAGCTTGGGGACCACTTTGTTGccttctttatttctgtgaacCCTCACTTCAGCCACAGCCTGAGATCTGTGCCAGGACTGCTTTTCTAGGCTGCGGCTTCTTATCTCTCCATTAAAGAGAGTatgaaggaaaagcagcctggtgaaaaaaaccctaacattTGCACTCAATGGatccaggctgaaaaaaaatgccTGGACAACatagggaaagagagaaaaacaccaCTATTCAAGGCTGCCTTATAATTCTGAAGAGAGGGTTAGGCAGCAGAACAGGATAAGATCATTAATTACTACAAACTTTTCTCAACTTACTTTAGAAGGAATATGCAGgccctgtgccagagcaggtAATCACAATATCAGCATTTCAGTGCTATCTTTTGAGGATGGGAACATTACATTTCTAACAGCTAATGATTATACATCTAGAAACAGAGCCTGGACTTTGGTCTCTAATGCTGCTAATCCACTGCATTTCTCAACCAAGCTGTTCACtaatagatttttaaatgaaagaaaaaaaaaacacttgggagaaaaaatattGGGCATTGTGCATGATTTTCATTCaatagtattttctttaaaatattatataatgtCTTCCAGAACAGGAGACATAAATAAACATACTCAGTGTCCTTGTCATTCCTAAAAACAATCCTCAGGAAAAGCAGATAGTTACCAGTGTTGATTGTCTTCTTGATGACACTTGCCACTTGTCCTTTAAGCACAGAGTTTAACAGCTTAACGATCATTATCAAACAGGAGCACAGAACAAGCAAGGACAAAGCCAGAAGGATGAGCCCGATGGCAAGATCAGGCAGGTCTGAGTTTACAAAGATGTGCTGGcctgaaaaagaagagagaaattaattagTGTACCCACGTTTTTGTCTGTGATCCTAAGCCCAGCTCTGGTTTTCATTCACTCCCCTAAGAAAATTGGAccaaagcacacacagcttGAGGGGTTGTTGCAAAGGGGGAAAATGCCACCTTCCACAAAAGCCATGTCTGAGTGAGGCAGGAGAAGGACTTCTAGAGATATGTGTATAAAATACACAGCAGGCATCCCTATGGGGCAGGCAGGAACTAGGTGACCATGTGCAAGGGACAGGAGTacaaaggcaggagaaaattTTGGGGTGCTCCAAGCCGCATGGTGGGTCAGCTGTTCCCAGAGGTGCCTGCATGCCTGAGAAGGGCTGCTGGAAGTCCTGCAGGGCATGCATAGAGATGGAGATATCCTAGCAACAAACAGCAAAGTAACCCAGCCCGGAGCCATCTGAACATCGGGGTGACATGATACTGACACCTCCATTACTGGTATCAGGGAGCATGGAAAGGGATCCATCTGCAGGCAGATCCTGTGATGGTGCTGGTAactccagctgtgcagctccagcagagcacaggctcCTGGGGCAGCGCCCACAGACATGccctgtgtccatgtgtccgtgtgtccgtgtgtcccaGGACTTCTGGATGCACCTCTGGGTTCTGGATACACCTCTGGAGTGGTCTGTTAGCACCATTAGGAAGCGATACACTTTTGCAAAGATATTACAGAGAAGTAGTTCTGCTACTTACATTTACTGATATACTCTGTTTCAGTTATGTTCTTGAGGGTCCACGTCGTGTTCCCTTCAGTCCAGCAAAAGTCAGGAGATGTGCAGTTTTCAGAAGGTGGAATTGTGACATTCTGCAGTGTCTAAAGATTGTCAGACAAAGCAGGTAGTTCAGACATCTACAATCCTTTATTAAGAGCTCatattgaattttaaaattttcctacAACCAAGATTCATCAGCTAAAAGGTCAGAATTGTAAGCTGGCCCCACATTAACGATATGGTAGCATTTTgcattcttaaaataaattatttgctgttACCCAATTCAATCAGATCAACATTTAAAGattaaaacatcccaaaaatcttCTACATTGTAATAACTACAACACCAAGCCACTAATAGCTAAGGAATGAGGAACTGTACTGAAAACAGTTTTGTGGAGTGAGGTTCAGGtttggctgcagctgtgggacagtGGCAGTCCTTTTGCAGCCAGTGCCACAGATTCCTCGCTCAAGGAATGATCTCTTTACTGACATCTCAGTGCAGTTTGTGGTGTGATGAGTGCTACAGGGCTGTGAGCCAGAATGCTACAACGCCAGTGCAGCCTCTCTTGCTGGATGAGCACAAAGAGCTCAAGCTGATTTTCTGTGCCTCAGCTTCCATGTCAGTAGAAACAGACACTTTAATTTTCAGAGTTCAAATACTCTCTAAGAGCTTATTACAAGGACTATGATTGGCATTACTAAATTACTGAATTTCTGTGTATACCACAATAAAACCTTCCCTATAAGCTCTCCTAGCCCAGACATTCTGCATTCTGGCACCAGGTCCATAAGTCGCTGTGCAGATGAAGGAAGAGTTTGCTGACTGAGCTGTACTCCCACACGAGAGCTGCTGACAGCCAAATGGACTCTGAACCGTGCTCCTGAACACAAGGTATCTTTCCAAGGTGCCTGAGtgattttcttttgcagaaatggggaaagagaaattgtatttttttgcCGGGTACTGCCTACTGACACCTGCTTTTGTACCTCTCTCCAGATGATGCAGGTGTGGCAAAACAAACTCCCCACATCTCCAGGGAACACTTGGGCTCTAAGCCCCCCATGCTGTAAAAACATGCTTTACAAACACAACACAACCTTGTTTCTCACCTTCCTAAACTTTTTTTCAAACATCTGAgtttcagagcagctgcactaATCAAactgtttgttttgctttaaacaTATGGGGTCTACATGTATTTTTCCTTGCTACAATAATTTTTTATCTTagtttaataatttttgctAGAAATTGGTTAAATCCAGTAGGAATGcaaacaatttaaattattttcctttttccccaccAAGCTCAATTCAAAATTCTGGGGGTTTCACATGTTTTTGTAATTTGACTATAAGCTTGAGCAGTAGGTACACAGCCAAAATACAggcaaatacagaaataagtGTGTGTGTctagaaaaatacatttccctcagcctgcaCTTTCCATGTATTTTCCTGTCTTGGGGCAGAGCTGCCGCAGCCCGGGCTCCCCCAGAAACACGCAGAGACTCGGTGGTGTAACCTGAGCAGGGTTTCaggtgagcccagctctgctccgGCACTATCTCCATAGGTAGCATTTCACTGGCCATCCAGACTGTCATTCAATAGCAGCTGGGCACTTAATTTCAACCTCCACCGTGTGTCCTTAAGTATCTTCTGCCTCGGGACTTCAGGAATTACTTTTCTATACATGCCAGCAAGTAGGATACTCTAATTAGAGAATCAAAGGGTATTTAATGCTGTAATTGCTAGTTAGCTGAACAATGCAAACCAAACACTCAGATCTATAGTTTACCAAAACGCTCCTTGGTGTCAATCTGGGATTCCTCcaagctgcagggctgcttggGGGAAGGGGAACAGGACACAGCCCCACAAAGGCTGTGTTTCTCCTAGGGCAGTTTTCCAAGAAAGCTGCAAATAGCCAGCTGCCACCAGATCACCCTAACACACCCTAACGTAAACCCAAAGCTGATTAGATCGGTAGATAAACGGTGGCTGAAATGATCTTTTCTCTAACGATCTTCCTATGTTGTcgattttttccactttcaggGAGTTGGTAGGAGTATCAGAGTTTAAAGGCATTTAGGTTCGAAAGGAGTAAAAGTCTTGGCTCCAGTCCACCAGTTCTGCACAGTACTGAAAGCAGCCAGGTCAAGGTCACCACTGGTGACCATGCTTGGTCTAAGTGGAGCAAAAactacattaatttttttcattctttttctgctgATAAAAACCCCACcctcatttaaaaaatctaatttcaCAATCCTAAGATAAGGAGCATCAGCTACAGATCAGTAATATATTTCCTGAGGTACCTGACAATCAATTTAGCATGATACTCACCACATTGCTTTCAGTGACACACCAGATCTTTACCaggcttttgttttttgctgaTTCATCATTAGTAGCAATTGCATTTATTACTGATTTATCAAGcttaaaaagaagaataaaaagaattttaaaaacgCATTATTCCAGATTGTATCACATACTTCTGTTCAGCTCTACTCAAATAGCCCCTCTTGGAAGCTAAACCATATAAAATCTGCATGACTGTAGTGCTGGAACTCCTGCCCTACAGATAGGAGGGGGGTTACTCCCAGAGCAAAGGTACAACTCTACATGCACAAACGCTTTGTCTCATTCTCCCCACATTGCCCACGACCTCATCTCACACTTTCTGTTTAACCAGCTGCTCTGACACAACTGCTTGACTGTATTTCATGTCCCTTCAGAAGCTGTGTGCATCCCCCCTGGCCTCTAGATGCACATGATTATGTCCCATGATTTCAGGGTCATCACCAGATCCTATGCTGAtcctctggctggagcaggttGTCTCAGCTAGTGCTATCTGCCAATGTCCAGGCAACAGGTTGccttcccatccatcccacagGGCTGTATTTGtcctctcctgccttcccatccatcccacagGGCTGTATTTGtcctctcctgccttcccatccatcccacagGGCTGTATTTGtcctctcctgccttcccatCCATTCCATAGAGCTGTACTTGtcctctcctgccttcccagtCATCCTAGCTAGGTCTGCCATTGCTACAGTGAAATGTGGGGGAAATAGAAACTGGAAACATAGAGCTGGGGCTTTATGAAATGTGAATAAAGAGAAGAATTCATCTGCTAATGAGCTTTAACCCGAGGACACAGAGAAAGGAGTGGGAAGCCCTCTCATACTCAGAGCATTTTGATTAGTTGTGGTTGAACCAAGTAAGCAGCTTCCTTGAAGTGAGAAAGCTTACCTCAATGATGAGCTTTGTGAAGGGGTCTGTGATAACTTTTAGTAGCTCTGGGGCATCCTCACCACTTTCAAGATGAAAGGACTCAACTATGACATTGGTGAGATGGTAGAGATAGCCAGTAATAACTTCAATGGGCAGCAGGGCAAACACAGCTAGCCAGTTAAAGAAATCATGGATTGTTGCCCCAGCAAAGGCCCtgcaagaagaaattaaaaaccagaGCTGCTTTTACTTAAACGAAATGTGTACAACTTCAATTAGATATGAAATCATAAAAGTGGAGGTGAAGGCCATTTTGAGGtgggaataatttaatttctggagTCGAAGGAGATAGCTACTTTGTTATGGAGTGCTAGGTTGGCTCCACACTGTTGGCCAATTAAAGAGCCAGACAGGTgagtaaaacaagaaaaactaGAAAAGACAAAAGTGATCCTTAAATGAGGCTGCCAAGAGTACTTGTTTGAAGAAAGAAGTGGCTGTACAGCCTGTATTTGCTTTGCCTCTCACCTGTTTTAGGTACATTTTTAATCCTCAACCAGTCATTGCCTTTGGGACCTGTTCTCCTTGACTCCTGGGGCAAGATGGCTTTGCAACTCTCCCACATGTTTCTGCAAATGGTGTATAGCTGCCTTCCTATCTTTTTCTCCAAAGCCTGAGGAACCACAGCTCTTCCCTCAGAGGCTTTGGCTAAGAGTATTTCAATATGCCCAGTGCACCACAAATGACAAGGCACTAAAGTCTGCAACCCCTCCCAAGTTTAGTGCCCCTCTCCAGTGAGCCTCTACGTGCTCCATGAGCTCTCTCAGGGGCTATGTCAGGTGCCAGGTCAAAAGTTGTCACTGTATATGTTTGACAGCCAGAACACCTCATTTCTCTACAATTACCAGCTCTGGCATTCTGCAGACTTAAGAAGACTTCAACATTGAAATCTCTTTTAAAGAAACCAGACCAAACTCatgtaatatttatttcttgtaCAGCCCTCCCATAACTAAGACATAGTAAAAGGTAGGTGGTATAGTAGGAGCTCTTGAAAATTTATCCCTATGTAAGATTGTTAAAAATGATGAATTTTtacaaacccacaaaactttTAAAGGAGCATGGTATGTTTTTCTTCAAGCATATGAAGCCATACATATGAGTAGTATTATACCTTTGCCATGGCCATGCTTGTGACTTTCCTACATAGAAAGTTTGAATGGCTGTAGTAATGATAGGGAATATAGAAAAAGGCCttcaaaaatgaaagaaacaattttCCAGATCTAGAGTTTAAGTACAATACCTTCTAAATTCATTCCTGTCCCCAGCTTGCATAAGTGCCACAATAGTGTTTGTAACTGAGGTGCCAATGTTTGCTCCCATGATGATAGGAATAGCTGCTCTAACAGTCAgcactggaaagcagaaaaggaaatgctgaatGAAAAAATCAGATTACCAGCAAGCTCTATGCTTCAATGAAAATTTCTGTTACTATCAGTGAAACCCTGACTTCCCTTGATGTCAGTGGGATAAACTGCTCCAATCCAAACTTTAATCTATCCCCCTGGGAACATGGCACTCCCATAGTCCCATGATCCCCAATGGCACTATGGCCCATGGTTATCCATTTTCACCATGTTAGAAGAGCACATTAAGATAAAATCTCTTCTTTCCCAGGCATTTGGCTACTTACTGCAGAATTTTGAAATGATATCACAGAAAAAATGAAGTCCAGTAACTGCCTAACATGAGAAAATTAAGTCATTCAGTACCAAGGCTTCCAATGATTTTCATTGCAATTGTGGTTTTATTCCTACTAATACTACTACTATTGCTACTACCTATATTAACACCATTATTATTCCTTTTGAAATTTTGATTTAATATCAGGGAAACAGCTGTAAAAATCTTTTCCTACTGTCTCTATTCTTTTGCCCAAAGCTTCTACAATTTGAACACAAGTGGGAATGTTTGCACCTGAGACAAGGTTTGTGAGTGATCTCTAGGAAGACTCTGTAAGCAGACTCACATGTGGAGGACACCATGCTGACTATAATGGATGAAGAAGTGCTGGAACTCTGCACCATAACAGTCACCAGAACTCCGATCACCAGTCCAGCAACAGGATTGGAGAGCACTGAATCATCTTTAAATATGTCCCCTGCTGCTttacctattaaaaaaaacacatattCTCAGAGTGAGGGAAGTACAAGGTGAAGTCCATAGAAATTATCAGTGTTTAATTAAGGATTATTCAGCCATTTAATTGATACATATATAGCTATCTTTGCTATCCCAAAAAAGTACAATGTAGCCCAGGGATCCAGATTCATGTTCTGGACTCTCAGCTTCTCAGTTTTTATAGAATAATTTATATTCTCTCATTTCAGTGAGAGCCCTGCTGAATTCTGCAGAGGCATGTAATGCCACAGCCATCAGTGGAAAGACTGTaggacaaaaaaatccacacattccttgatttaaatattattaCTTGGTATTTTTGGATACTGAAttaaggaaaatgttttcaataATACTGATTAATTCTGTTCCTGTACCCTTCTGTGTTTGCAAAATACTTCCACAGAAGTGCATATATTTCTCTGATAACCACTTCTGAGTCCATCACCTGAATTCAACACTTTGAATGTGaatgtaaaaaaatgtaatgaaatgtaaaaaatacatttcaataGTGTTCATCTTTGAAGGATTTAGGGGATATTTCAGTATTAGATGCTTTGGTCAAGAGCACAATTTTCCTATTTCTCTTTGTTGAAATGTCTTTTACATGGGACAGATTTATGCACAGATGTATTTTTGTAAACTGTCACTAAGTAGCAGGAAGTTACGGGGAAATTTGGGGCAATAATCCCTATGTCAACAGCTCTTTGGTATTTGAGAGAGAAAGACCATTTCAAACAAATGAAGGTCAGTGTTCAGAGCTACTTCCTTCTGAATCTACATCTCATCACATATGAAGAATGGACTTGAAGAGTGGAAATTGTAATTAAGTCTCAGACAAAATTTACTGCTTTATTCATAGTTTATTCTTGatatttttgacattttcataCCTCCTACCAGTTgaaaagcagagctcagcacatcCAGAGAACACACAAACATGTAGAGCAATCCAAGTAGCATAATGAATTTCCCTATCCCATAGAGTACACGAAtgacttttccttttccatccagttctgcaaaacaaatacattatatataaaaaatcaCTTGAATTTTTCTCTGGAATACTCTAGTGCACAAGAAGAGATGGTGGAGACAAAGACAGTGGCATGGCTCCAGTGTGTGATTAAACCCAAAAGAATGTTCTTAATCACATTTTAACTGCAGAAGCAGGTATTTTGTTTACCTACTTTTTACCACAAAAGAACCTTTTTGGTATGTGACAAAAGCCTTATGAAATCTGACATTGACCCTTGGTTTTATAGACATCCTACTGAgtaaaaaaagaccaaaaagaCTGGATATAAAACTACATTAGTGCTGGACTGTTTTACATGTATCTCCTTGTGTTTTAAGGAGGGTAAGAAGCATGATTGCAGGATTTTTCTTAACTGACTGAATATAACACACCCATTGACTCTTGAAGAACACAAGACAAGTGATGGGAAAACAATGTAGGTAACTTATTGACAGAGAAATGGCTACCTGACCACTTGACTCCAGTGTCCTGCAGTTCTGGCAGAGCCCATGGGTCTTCTTCTGGCCTTGTCTCATCTATCAAAGCTACTGTGGAAAATGCAGGTTGAATATCCCCTTTATTTCCAAGTGAAGCCACATTGCCTGGTGAAacacaacatttaaaaaattgtttaattaCTTTCCATCTTCTCCAAGGATCCCcaaaatttatgtatttttataactCATGAGTGAGCACATTACCTTTGtgattttctccttctttcccagtcatgttttggttttgtttggaggAGTCCCCAATATAATTATTGGTTTCAGGCTTTTCTACCTCCGGCCAGGGAGCCATGATCTGTGACTAACAAAGAAGTGTTGATTGAAATGCAAGTGCAGTCAAAATATTCACCTTACAGGAGTATCTGTGAGAAATATGATAAGGATAAAGAGCAAAGgagatgaaaattaaatataagcGATTTTCCCTTGAAcacaaatttttattaaattttgtgAGTTATTCCTCTATTTGGGAAATTGAGGtctcaattattttttaaatcacagtttatttatttttgtacacaattaaaaacttatt
This genomic window contains:
- the SLC34A2 gene encoding sodium-dependent phosphate transport protein 2B, whose product is MAPWPEVEKPETNNYIGDSSKQNQNMTGKEGENHKGNVASLGNKGDIQPAFSTVALIDETRPEEDPWALPELQDTGVKWSELDGKGKVIRVLYGIGKFIMLLGLLYMFVCSLDVLSSAFQLVGGKAAGDIFKDDSVLSNPVAGLVIGVLVTVMVQSSSTSSSIIVSMVSSTLLTVRAAIPIIMGANIGTSVTNTIVALMQAGDRNEFRRAFAGATIHDFFNWLAVFALLPIEVITGYLYHLTNVIVESFHLESGEDAPELLKVITDPFTKLIIELDKSVINAIATNDESAKNKSLVKIWCVTESNVTLQNVTIPPSENCTSPDFCWTEGNTTWTLKNITETEYISKCQHIFVNSDLPDLAIGLILLALSLLVLCSCLIMIVKLLNSVLKGQVASVIKKTINTDFPFPFTWLAGYLAMLAGAGMTFIVQSSSVFTSAITPLVGIGVISIERSYPLTLGANIGTTTTAILAALASPGSTLKYSLQIALCHFFFNVSGIILFYPIPYTRLPIRMSKTLGNITAQYRWFAIFYLLICFFLLPLFVFALSLAGWAVLLGVCLPLFLLFIAVVVINVMQKRRPHSLPEKLQNWDFLPVWMHSLEPWDNIIMSSLAFCGKHCCGFCKCCKVNTEQEGAKDNQLKTMEVYENTMAMADEERGGRRAPAVACVDKTGTNNTAL